Genomic segment of Pecten maximus unplaced genomic scaffold, xPecMax1.1, whole genome shotgun sequence:
CTGTTGAGCTTGTTCCGGTGTCTTCCAGACTGTTTGGATAAATCAGCAGAAGTTGACTGCTGTTCAGTTTTCCGACGAAGTGACACAGCAGGTATTGGCCTTTGTATTTGCTTCCTTGCTGGTTCAATTTGTAGATTTTTTGAAATGTCTTCATTTTTCTTTGATTGTTTAGACCAACTCTCGAACTTTGCTAAATTGTCAAGTGGTTGTGCAGATGCAAACGGCAAAAGAATTTGCCTAGAAAAGAGTGCCTTCGTTGCATCAAAGCGTGGAGAAGTTAAATCTATTTCTGGAGGTAATTTAGTAGTTTTACCTTCTACCGGTTTGCGGTCCATGGGCGCCGCCATATTTAAAGAATAACAATGTCGACGTAAGGTTTcgtattttatgtatttttcaatTGGTCGAGTTCATCcttgtttgtattaatttttgtCAGTATAGACACCCAACAactgttttaaataaaattaaataaaaccgTAGATATATATTAAAGGAATCAAAAAATACGAAACTAAACTGAAAGCTAGCACCTGTTGCCGTAGTCACCGAGGACGCCATTTCTTGTGGTTGTTTTGAAAAATGCCTCCAAAGAAGAAAGGTGGGAagaaaggaaagaaaggaaaggGTGGCAAAGATGACGATGGCGATGAACCGAAACAAAAGCCAGCAACCCCTGAACCTACAGAAAAAGAACTTATTCTCCAGCAAGAGTAAGCGATTATTGTAAATATTCAAAACGCAGTTTCCTGGTCCAGTCATCTGCATGGTGACTGGGTGAGATGGAATGAGAACTGGATGTCGCAGTAGCATCAGCTTACATTGGTTCTGAtagatattaattattaaaaatatcagcACTTATTATGATCTTGCCTTGCATATTTTTGGTAGATTGTATTTGAATactcttttttttattactgtGTAGTCATTGTTCTTGAATATTCAGTTTTTTTAATGTCTAAACCTTAGTCACTGTTTTGGCTGCCACttattgtttatcatgtttTGTTGTTAAACATGAATTACTTATATtactttgtttttttcccccgtTCAGATTGGTAAAGGTGACATCCGATTTGGAGAATGCAAGGAAAAAGGTTGAAGATTTGTATCCTTTTTAacatgcatttgatttattatgTATTCAGGCAATCAAATTGAATACAGACGGAAAAGAGGTTAATTCCCTGCAGGGAAATACCACTTAAACAATATAGTTGTCATGTTGTGTGTGTCAACTGTGTACGTGTTTGTTTTCACACAGATTTCATATCAagtaaatacaattttaatCCTTAACAAAATATCCAGACGGAAGGAGAATGATTGGTTACAACAGGAGGCAAACAGAGTCCGCAATGAGAGTGTAAGTAATACATCACTGATTTTCCACAAAACATCATTCAGacttggttatattttttagGGGGAAAGAAAGCCCAGTTTGCTGAACATTGACTAATGAACCATCTTTGCTATGAATATGTCTTTAGACAAGATATTTAACACTGATTGCGGTGGATGGCATGCAATTTTAAGGTGGAGTCTTTTTTGTAGTATCGGATGGCTACCTCACAGAACAACACAAAAGAGGCACCTCAAAATTGCCCTTGACAGTTCACAtgtcaaaataatttcaatacCTTATCAGTATGTACTGATTAAAACAGATCTAAAATCAGTCTTAAAACACATATATCTGTTTATGTAtccattatgatatttttagttatacaatatatagacaTTTTTCTATCAATTACATATTAGATACAGTATAGAATTCACTCCAGTATAAATACATAAAGAGTTGTTTTTCCTAGATTTAAATATGTATCCTTATTACGGGACAAATACAGAACTTTTTTTCTTGGTTACAGCATAAATTGTCCCTCCAGTTACAGCATGAGTACATGAgttaaaataattgttttccctAGTAACAGCATAGATGTCTCTTATTACAGCAGGAATACATGAGTTATATGGAGAACTGTTTTTCCTAGTTacagtataactgtcttttCTTATTACAGCACGAATACATGAGTTATATGGAGAAGAAAACCAGTAAGAGACAGACGACCATCATCACACTGAGCGAtcacaacaaacaacaaattcGCAATATCCTCCTAGAAAAGGAAATTATGGAAAAGGAATTTGATGAAAGGAAACAGGGTAAGACACACTTTTGGTCATTTGAAGTCAAATTGAAATGTACAGCTACCAGTACAATAACATTCTGACGAAATAAAACTTATCTTGCAGTCACTTTCCCATTGCATTATTGTTTTTACCATTTCATTTCCCTTAGTTATTTaactttttcttcttttgaatAGCTCTTGAAATCTTGCTACTGGAAAAGCATAATTctttaaaaaagacaaaagaTGAATTGGCAGACCTCACACCATTAAAGGTATGAATATATCGGCAAAAACGGACACCTCCAATCCTTAATTTTCTTCATTGGCCTGAACCAACAGTAATATGAATATCAAACTACTGTAAAACCAATATGCATTGGCTTTCCATGAGCCCTGCCAGTTAGGTCAGCCAGGTTTAATTTTCGAGATAAGTGTGTGCAAGCTACGATTCCTCGTGAAATAGAACACTAGCTCTTAAAGAGCAATATAGGTCAAAGTCACCAACATAATTACTACCTAATAAGATCACCTGCCCCTATAAGCGCACACCACCTTTTCCCAGGAAAAGAGGATGTGTAGTCTAATTAAACATAAAAAGGTCCTTACCTCATTGATCTGCCAATACACCTATAAGATCATATACGGTATAGATGCATTGAAAGTAGTAATTATTTCTTTTGATAGAAAAACTCAAATTTACAATGACCATTTTAGCGGGTTCAATCTTTGTGATGGTATGTGAATTATTGACAGACAAGTGTTTTAAATCAGTTTAATATTGATCTTACTTCTACACCAGACCTTACAAACAGAACAACTCAACAAGATCAAGGAGCTTGAGAAGGAGGTGATGCAGATGAGGACGAAACACTCGGAAACTATCCAGTCACTCAAGTCCACTTTCCTTAGAGACAAACGAGAATTCCAAAGTGACTCAGAAAATAGAATTGCCACCTTACAGAAAAAGGCAAATAAggtaaataaatatgatttattattatttgtttgctTTTTCTCTTCGTTGCTTCAGATCTAAAACAAGTATTTTCAGGCCCATAGCCCATAGCCCAacttttttatatgtataaatcTGTTGGAGTCCGATGTCCACTAGATGACTAGGTCGTTATGATCTGTTATAACTTTACTGGAACCAGGAAATGATATATTGGAATAAGGAAATgatatacagtgcattccgcttaatcgggttgcctatttgcggggactttttacccgattaaccgacttacccgataagccgaaatgcttgtcgccatcttggatttggtccgtaatggtagtcagacttgggtcgattttggatgaaaatatttgcgttattattgttaataaacggtgtttttgtttgtgcttttactgatgtcaaattttcagattactattactaattgtataaaaatgtttgtattaaaataacaaaaccttaatgattttcttattcgcggcacagtacaatcgtagcacctcaaatcggggggtcatacatccctgtttcatccgtgtgttcctaatttgacatacgatctaaggactcgccgacaattacatctaaaatcatttatgtttatcatagagacattcttatgttcgctttgaagtttaaaatattccatattatttccaattaccaaagcacagagatcggagaaacccgagtttatttaggtcgtttcctgtggtataaatttatacgaacttgacactggcagtcactgataaaacaacacgaaatccaatgtaatgttttttattaaccagttctaatcctaacatgaataggaattatgagctaacgtcgggcgtctgtccttttactgctcgctactgatttttaactcacctgtgtatcgGTGTCGGTGTAGCGTGTACTTTGCAAGTCCGTGAGAGTTGCAAGTTCCGCTTCCGGTACTTGTAAGTTTCACGGAGGGGGCACCGGTCGCCGTGAGAGTTGCAAGAACCGTGAGACTTGCAAGCCAGAACAGTTTGTCATTGGAACAGGTCATGAGTTGTGCGTTTCACGTCATTAAATATGTTAACAGATATTGCACTGTTACAATGATCGCGTTACAATGTCGGCGGCGACTGTCATTGCGTTTTTAGAATGACTGTGTACAAAATAGCCAGTGTAGGCAATATACTGTACCTGCATATCGATCGGAGTtaaatatactctaaattacgcCATAGGGTAATCTTACCTGCCGTGAAATATTGgtcagataattatatattctacCTGCTGTTTTGCCTGAGGAGACAGAGGGAGGGAACCCCCGGAACAGCATGATCAATAGCCTACCCCTGACAACAGGAATCGGACTGTCGAGATGATGGGGGTGTCACCACAGGCAGCGACACTTGTTATATATCCCTGTCACATGTGGGCGTCACTGTAT
This window contains:
- the LOC117320447 gene encoding uncharacterized protein LOC117320447, producing MAAPMDRKPVEGKTTKLPPEIDLTSPRFDATKALFSRQILLPFASAQPLDNLAKFESWSKQSKKNEDISKNLQIEPARKQIQRPIPAVSLRRKTEQQSTSADLSKQSGRHRNKLNRNVLTRMD
- the LOC117320448 gene encoding transcriptional regulator ATRX homolog, coding for MPPKKKGGKKGKKGKGGKDDDGDEPKQKPATPEPTEKELILQQELVKVTSDLENARKKVEDLRKENDWLQQEANRVRNESHEYMSYMEKKTSKRQTTIITLSDHNKQQIRNILLEKEIMEKEFDERKQALEILLLEKHNSLKKTKDELADLTPLKTLQTEQLNKIKELEKEVMQMRTKHSETIQSLKSTFLRDKREFQSDSENRIATLQKKANK